A region of Candidatus Limnocylindria bacterium DNA encodes the following proteins:
- a CDS encoding arginase family protein, which yields MAARPLHLFEAGVVTETRFAGMAAAPGALSEHFVRRLGPEKHVRVPFNPRDRWVSAAREACRTLGEAIGSSMRSGAACAVLGGECTLIAGSLAGALPVEPELALVYFDAHGDFNTLATTPSHYVGGMCLAHVCGRSVAPLLWPGSHKIAEDHVALVGGRALDAGERTNLDRSKVTRIRFDSEQADTAGVIAFARKRRIWLHVDIDVVDPAEVSAVVFPAPGGVSLALLGETIASLASISDVRGFELCGYDARQDPGGKLPSAIADLFSVFRSKVLA from the coding sequence ATGGCGGCTCGTCCGCTGCATCTCTTCGAGGCCGGTGTGGTCACGGAGACGCGCTTCGCGGGGATGGCAGCCGCTCCCGGCGCGCTCTCCGAGCACTTCGTTCGACGACTCGGACCGGAGAAGCACGTCCGAGTTCCGTTCAACCCGCGCGACCGCTGGGTGAGCGCGGCGCGCGAGGCCTGCCGCACCCTCGGCGAGGCCATCGGGTCGTCGATGCGCTCCGGCGCCGCCTGCGCGGTGCTCGGCGGCGAATGCACCCTCATCGCGGGCAGCCTGGCGGGTGCGCTCCCGGTCGAGCCCGAGCTGGCGCTCGTGTACTTCGACGCCCACGGCGACTTCAACACGCTCGCGACGACGCCGTCCCACTACGTCGGCGGCATGTGCCTGGCGCACGTCTGCGGCCGCTCGGTCGCGCCGCTCCTGTGGCCGGGCTCGCACAAGATCGCCGAGGACCACGTCGCGCTCGTCGGCGGGCGCGCTCTAGACGCTGGCGAGCGGACGAATCTCGACCGCTCGAAGGTCACGCGCATCCGCTTCGACTCCGAGCAGGCGGACACCGCGGGCGTCATCGCCTTCGCGCGCAAACGGAGGATCTGGCTGCACGTCGACATCGACGTGGTCGATCCGGCCGAGGTCAGCGCGGTCGTGTTCCCCGCCCCCGGTGGCGTGTCGCTGGCGCTGCTCGGCGAGACCATCGCGTCGCTCGCATCCATTTCCGATGTCCGTGGCTTCGAGCTCTGCGGGTACGACGCCCGACAGGATCCGGGCGGCAAGCTCCCGAGCGCGATCGCAGACCTGTTCTCAGTCTTCCGATCGAAGGTCCTCGCCTAG
- a CDS encoding cyclase family protein, which translates to MPTRLVDLTLTLKDGLRTWDIKPPFTMLPYMNAATFKLGFSTKLLIMEDHTGTHVDASLHFYDGVRRTPRGASIAELPLEKLYGDAVCIDVSAKRADEPVTAEMLAAAVDKQHVEIRKDDIVLVRFWSGTWGGDAFLGARGLTKEACEWLVERDVKCVGVDHPNLEGRVAEELGNAECPGHVLLLHPDRQIPIIENLVGLKGLRGKRFRFFGLPLKMDGATGSPIRAVALIDD; encoded by the coding sequence GTGCCCACGCGGTTAGTCGACCTCACGCTGACGCTCAAGGACGGACTCCGCACGTGGGACATCAAACCGCCGTTCACGATGCTGCCGTACATGAACGCCGCGACGTTCAAGCTCGGCTTCTCCACGAAGCTCCTCATCATGGAAGACCACACCGGCACCCACGTCGATGCGTCGCTCCACTTCTACGACGGCGTGCGGCGCACACCGCGCGGTGCATCGATTGCGGAGCTGCCGCTCGAGAAGCTGTACGGCGACGCGGTGTGCATCGACGTGAGCGCGAAGCGCGCCGACGAGCCTGTGACGGCGGAGATGCTCGCGGCCGCGGTCGACAAGCAGCATGTCGAGATCCGTAAGGACGACATCGTGCTCGTGCGGTTCTGGTCGGGCACCTGGGGCGGCGATGCCTTCCTCGGGGCGCGCGGCCTCACGAAGGAAGCCTGCGAATGGCTCGTCGAGCGCGACGTGAAGTGCGTCGGCGTCGATCATCCGAACCTCGAAGGGCGCGTCGCGGAAGAGCTTGGCAATGCTGAGTGCCCGGGACACGTGCTGCTGCTCCATCCCGATCGCCAGATCCCGATCATCGAGAACCTCGTCGGACTCAAGGGCCTGCGCGGAAAGCGCTTCCGTTTCTTCGGGCTACCGCTCAAGATGGACGGCGCGACCGGATCGCCGATACGCGCGGTCGCGCTGATCGATGATTAG
- the glnA gene encoding type I glutamate--ammonia ligase, translated as MAKKEGVQIVDLRFVDLPGTWQHFSIPVEELSEGLFVDGIGFDGSSIRGFQHIHESDMLLLPDATSTFIDPVLEVRTMDIVCDVIDPITRQPYSRDPRYVAKKAEAFLPTTGIADIAYWGPEIEFYIFNSLRFDQSANFGFYYIDSEEGIWNSGSNGTPNLAHRPRFKEGYFPVPPADKLQDLRSKMVRAMIASGIAVEVHHHEVGTAGQTEIDIRFGTMVETADKVLKYKYIAKNVAAKNGYVVTFMPKPLYGDNGSGMHTHQSLWKDGRNLFYDKGGYALLSETARHYIGGLLKHAPAILAFAAPTTNSYRRLVPGYEAPINLVYSQRNRSACVRIPTYFDKPEARRLEFRAPDPSCNPYLSFSACLMAGLDGVINQIEPPTPIDEDLYEGEHRSVKQTPGSLEEVLDALDADRDFLMRGGVFTEDLIEEWLGFKRASAKQVALRPHPYEFHLYSDV; from the coding sequence ATGGCGAAGAAGGAAGGCGTCCAGATCGTCGACCTCCGCTTCGTCGACCTGCCCGGCACATGGCAACACTTCTCGATCCCGGTCGAAGAGCTCTCAGAGGGTCTCTTCGTCGACGGCATCGGCTTCGATGGCTCGTCGATCCGTGGGTTCCAGCACATCCACGAGAGCGACATGCTGCTCTTGCCGGACGCGACCTCGACGTTCATCGACCCGGTGCTCGAGGTGAGGACGATGGACATCGTCTGCGATGTCATCGACCCGATCACGCGCCAGCCGTACTCGCGCGACCCGCGGTATGTCGCGAAGAAGGCGGAGGCGTTCCTGCCGACGACCGGCATCGCGGACATCGCGTACTGGGGACCGGAGATCGAGTTCTACATCTTCAACTCGCTCCGCTTCGACCAGAGCGCGAACTTCGGCTTCTACTACATCGACTCAGAGGAAGGCATCTGGAACTCGGGGTCGAACGGGACGCCGAACCTGGCGCACCGCCCGCGCTTCAAGGAGGGCTACTTCCCGGTCCCGCCGGCCGACAAGCTGCAGGACCTGCGCTCGAAGATGGTCCGCGCGATGATCGCGTCGGGCATCGCCGTCGAGGTGCATCACCACGAGGTCGGCACCGCCGGTCAGACGGAGATCGACATCCGCTTCGGCACGATGGTCGAGACCGCGGACAAGGTCCTGAAGTACAAGTACATCGCGAAGAACGTCGCGGCGAAGAACGGCTACGTCGTGACCTTCATGCCCAAGCCGCTGTACGGCGACAACGGGTCGGGCATGCACACTCATCAGAGCCTGTGGAAGGACGGCCGCAACCTCTTCTACGACAAGGGCGGCTACGCGCTCCTGTCGGAGACGGCGCGCCACTACATCGGCGGGCTCCTGAAGCACGCGCCCGCGATCCTCGCGTTCGCAGCTCCGACGACGAACTCGTACCGCCGGCTCGTGCCGGGCTACGAGGCGCCGATCAACCTCGTCTACTCGCAGCGCAACCGGTCGGCCTGCGTGCGCATCCCGACGTACTTCGACAAGCCCGAGGCGCGGCGCCTCGAGTTCCGCGCGCCGGACCCGTCATGCAACCCATACCTGTCGTTCTCCGCGTGCCTCATGGCCGGCCTCGACGGCGTGATCAACCAGATCGAGCCGCCGACCCCGATCGACGAGGACCTGTACGAAGGCGAGCACCGCTCCGTCAAGCAGACGCCGGGCTCACTCGAGGAGGTCCTCGACGCGCTCGACGCGGACCGCGACTTCCTCATGCGCGGGGGCGTTTTCACCGAGGACCTCATCGAGGAGTGGCTAGGCTTCAAACGTGCAAGCGCTAAGCAGGTGGCCCTGCGGCCGCACCCGTACGAGTTCCATCTCTACAGCGACGTGTAA
- a CDS encoding metalloregulator ArsR/SmtB family transcription factor, with protein sequence MEAAIRAIAEPRRREILRLVWTSELAAGVIASHFDVTRPAISQHLRVLKEAGLVSERRSGTKRLYRARPESIAQLRAYLESYWDENLRLLKQAAEQDEQRGTRRDRRHKGN encoded by the coding sequence ATGGAAGCCGCGATCCGCGCCATCGCCGAGCCCCGCAGGCGGGAGATCCTTCGCCTGGTCTGGACCTCGGAGCTCGCGGCAGGCGTGATCGCCAGCCACTTCGACGTGACCCGCCCGGCGATCTCGCAGCACCTGCGCGTCCTGAAGGAGGCGGGCCTGGTGAGCGAAAGACGAAGCGGCACCAAGCGCCTGTACCGGGCGCGGCCCGAGAGCATCGCGCAATTGCGTGCCTACCTTGAGTCGTACTGGGACGAGAACCTGCGGCTGCTGAAGCAGGCGGCGGAGCAGGACGAGCAAAGGGGGACCCGTCGTGACCGTCGACACAAAGGCAATTGA
- a CDS encoding SRPBCC domain-containing protein yields the protein MTVDTKAIEKVITIAARPETVFRLLTDPNEYVRWKGKIAQFEPRPGGKFHVDFQNEKDIVDGRFVEVIPSRRVVFTWGWKDSPVVPPGSSTVEIDLEPDGQGTRLRLVHRGLPDGALASHTEGWDYFLPRLINVAEGRDVGTDTGHHTAAKTQE from the coding sequence GTGACCGTCGACACAAAGGCAATTGAGAAGGTCATCACCATCGCCGCGCGTCCGGAGACCGTCTTCCGGCTGCTGACCGACCCGAACGAATACGTCCGCTGGAAGGGGAAGATCGCGCAGTTCGAGCCGCGACCGGGCGGGAAGTTCCACGTCGACTTCCAGAACGAGAAGGACATCGTCGACGGCCGATTCGTCGAGGTGATCCCCTCACGGCGCGTCGTCTTCACCTGGGGCTGGAAGGACAGCCCGGTCGTCCCGCCGGGCTCGAGCACGGTCGAGATCGACCTTGAGCCGGACGGCCAGGGCACGCGACTCCGACTCGTGCATCGCGGCCTCCCGGACGGCGCGCTCGCGTCGCACACCGAAGGTTGGGACTACTTCCTCCCGCGGCTCATCAACGTCGCCGAGGGCCGCGACGTGGGCACCGACACCGGGCATCACACCGCTGCCAAGACGCAGGAATAG
- a CDS encoding VOC family protein → MAYPVTHFEVIGKDNKKLRDFYAKAFDWKLTEAPEDYAMVDTGANGHGINGGIGPSRTGKSSVTFYIETEDLKGTLAKVEKLGGKTVMPPMKAGPVELAMFADPEGNVIGLAKGM, encoded by the coding sequence ATGGCGTATCCCGTCACGCACTTCGAGGTCATTGGGAAGGACAACAAGAAGCTCCGCGACTTCTACGCCAAGGCGTTCGATTGGAAGCTCACCGAAGCTCCCGAGGACTACGCGATGGTCGACACGGGCGCCAACGGGCACGGCATCAACGGCGGCATCGGTCCATCGCGCACCGGCAAGAGCAGCGTGACCTTCTACATCGAGACCGAGGATCTGAAGGGCACGCTCGCGAAGGTCGAGAAGCTCGGTGGGAAGACGGTCATGCCGCCGATGAAGGCGGGCCCCGTCGAGCTCGCGATGTTCGCGGACCCCGAGGGCAACGTCATCGGCCTCGCCAAGGGAATGTGA
- a CDS encoding ammonium transporter: protein MENISAGDTAWLLASAALVMLMTPALGFFYGGLVRRKNVLATIMHSFFILCLISVQWVLWGYSLAFGPDHGGLIGGLDWLSLRGVGQTPNPDYAPTVPHLGFMVFQMMFAVITPALITGAFAERKRFKAFVVFTLLWATFVYDPVAHWVWGTGGWLRELGTLDFAGGTVVHITSGVSALVAALVLGRRKGLGMEPIEPHDATMTVLGASLLWFGWFGFNAGSAINAGGLAANAFVVTNTAAAMAALTWMTVSWLHKGAPSVLGAAAGAVAGLVAITPASGFVDVSAAILIGLGAGTFCYVGIQVTKRLRVDDALDVFGVHGIGGMWGALATGIFATVAVNAAGKDGLVFGNPGQLGVQAIAVLASVTYSAVMTFVILKLIDVFVGLRVPESEEVLGLDASQHREAAYTI, encoded by the coding sequence ATGGAAAACATCAGCGCTGGCGACACCGCCTGGCTCCTCGCGTCCGCCGCACTCGTCATGCTCATGACACCCGCGCTCGGCTTCTTCTACGGCGGGCTGGTCCGTCGCAAGAACGTCCTCGCGACGATCATGCACAGCTTCTTCATCCTGTGCCTGATCAGCGTGCAGTGGGTGCTGTGGGGGTACTCGCTGGCGTTCGGTCCCGATCACGGCGGTCTCATCGGGGGGCTCGATTGGCTATCGCTTCGGGGCGTCGGACAGACGCCGAACCCCGACTACGCGCCGACGGTCCCGCACCTCGGCTTCATGGTCTTCCAGATGATGTTCGCAGTCATCACGCCCGCGCTCATCACCGGCGCCTTCGCGGAGCGCAAGCGCTTCAAGGCCTTCGTCGTGTTCACACTCCTGTGGGCGACGTTCGTCTATGACCCCGTCGCGCACTGGGTTTGGGGCACGGGTGGCTGGCTCCGCGAGCTCGGCACGCTCGACTTCGCGGGCGGCACCGTCGTGCACATCACCAGCGGTGTCTCCGCGCTCGTCGCGGCGCTCGTGCTCGGTCGGCGCAAGGGTCTTGGCATGGAGCCGATCGAGCCGCACGACGCGACCATGACCGTCCTCGGCGCCTCGCTCCTCTGGTTCGGCTGGTTCGGATTCAACGCCGGCAGCGCGATCAACGCGGGCGGTCTCGCCGCGAACGCCTTCGTCGTCACCAACACCGCCGCGGCCATGGCCGCGCTCACCTGGATGACCGTCTCGTGGCTGCACAAGGGCGCGCCGAGCGTCCTCGGTGCCGCGGCCGGCGCGGTCGCCGGTCTCGTCGCGATCACGCCGGCATCCGGCTTCGTCGATGTCTCGGCCGCGATCCTTATCGGCCTCGGCGCCGGCACCTTCTGCTACGTCGGGATCCAGGTCACCAAGCGACTGCGAGTCGACGACGCCCTCGATGTCTTTGGAGTGCATGGCATCGGAGGCATGTGGGGCGCGCTCGCGACCGGCATCTTCGCGACCGTCGCGGTGAACGCGGCCGGCAAAGACGGCCTCGTGTTCGGCAACCCGGGACAGCTCGGGGTGCAGGCGATCGCCGTCCTCGCGTCCGTCACATATTCCGCGGTCATGACCTTCGTGATCCTGAAGCTCATCGATGTCTTCGTAGGACTGCGCGTACCGGAGAGCGAAGAGGTCCTCGGTCTCGACGCGTCGCAACACCGCGAAGCCGCGTACACGATCTAA
- a CDS encoding thiamine diphosphokinase, which yields MKAVVIAHGDVDPDDRAHLAGAELVVAADGGTLALERWGFVPHAIVGDLDSLGVDRAADYAAQGVTVVPYSPEKDESDLELAIAYATAAKADDIVLLGSLGGARFDHEIANTLLIAADIYRGRRLRAVRGKVTVRALHGGEGLELDGAAGDLVTLLAVSGDASGVRTQGLKYPLAGEVLHFGAARGLSNVVMSAGATVSCDRGVLLVIETASGGVS from the coding sequence TTGAAAGCCGTTGTGATCGCGCATGGTGACGTCGATCCGGACGATCGCGCGCATCTCGCGGGCGCCGAGCTCGTCGTGGCCGCCGATGGCGGGACGCTCGCGCTCGAGCGCTGGGGTTTCGTCCCCCACGCGATCGTGGGCGACCTCGATTCGCTCGGAGTGGACCGCGCCGCCGACTACGCCGCCCAAGGAGTCACGGTGGTCCCCTACTCGCCCGAGAAGGACGAGTCGGATCTCGAGCTCGCGATCGCCTACGCCACCGCAGCCAAGGCGGATGACATCGTGCTGCTCGGCAGTCTCGGCGGCGCGCGTTTCGATCACGAGATCGCGAACACGCTGCTCATCGCGGCCGACATCTACCGCGGACGCAGGCTGCGCGCGGTCCGCGGCAAGGTGACCGTGCGCGCGCTGCACGGCGGCGAAGGGCTCGAGCTTGACGGCGCTGCCGGTGACCTCGTGACCCTGCTCGCGGTCAGCGGCGACGCCTCCGGCGTCCGCACTCAGGGGCTGAAGTACCCGCTGGCCGGCGAGGTGCTGCACTTCGGTGCCGCGCGCGGTCTCTCCAACGTCGTGATGTCCGCAGGCGCCACGGTCTCATGTGACCGCGGCGTGCTGCTCGTCATCGAAACAGCAAGTGGAGGTGTCTCGTGA
- a CDS encoding ECF transporter S component, translating to MSSRVSWRTVDIVVTAAIAVAFGVVFWAWNALWAAATPAFLAVPPAQNILYGTWLAAGVVAGLVVQKPGAALFAELVAASVSLILGSQWGLDAALSGLFQGAGAELAFALFRYRRWHFTAALLAAALAAIGAWIHDTPLYYAELPLTDQLVIGAFMLISAIVIAGVGSWWLTRALVQTGVLAQFPSGRSQQRI from the coding sequence GTGAGCTCGCGAGTGTCCTGGCGAACGGTGGACATCGTCGTGACGGCGGCGATCGCAGTCGCATTCGGCGTGGTGTTCTGGGCCTGGAACGCGTTGTGGGCGGCAGCGACTCCCGCATTCCTCGCCGTCCCGCCCGCGCAGAACATCCTGTACGGAACCTGGCTCGCGGCGGGTGTCGTCGCGGGTCTGGTCGTGCAGAAGCCCGGCGCCGCGCTCTTCGCCGAGCTCGTCGCGGCCAGCGTCTCGCTCATTCTCGGATCGCAGTGGGGTCTCGACGCCGCGCTCTCCGGTCTTTTCCAGGGTGCCGGCGCCGAGCTCGCGTTCGCGCTCTTCCGGTACCGACGCTGGCACTTCACGGCGGCGCTGCTCGCCGCGGCCCTCGCGGCCATCGGCGCGTGGATCCACGACACGCCGCTGTACTACGCGGAGCTGCCGCTCACCGATCAGCTCGTGATCGGCGCTTTCATGCTCATCTCCGCGATCGTCATCGCGGGCGTGGGCTCGTGGTGGCTGACCCGCGCGCTCGTGCAGACCGGCGTGCTCGCGCAGTTCCCATCGGGTCGGTCCCAGCAGCGCATCTAG
- a CDS encoding ABC transporter ATP-binding protein, protein MSAGAAIEAKGWGWRHPGREAWAVRGLDLHVDPGERVLLLGASGAGKSTLLGALAGLLDASGGGESEGELRVDGRLPHAARDAIGIVFQDPETQLVMARAGDDVAFGLENHCLPTAAIWPRVHRALAQVHFPYPEDRPTAALSGGEKQRLAIAGALALRPRLLLLDEPTANLDPDGAQTVRDTLTELREMTLVLVEHRITEALPLVDRVVVIEAGGGVVADGSPQEIFARHGPRLAELGVWVPGPPPAGPIPRTKFGPELARADDVAFRYPGAETWALGGVDLAVRAGEALAVTGPNGSGKSTLALIIAGLLRPARGRVALEDAEPWSLPARRLVTRVGTVFQDPEHQFVTGRVDEELMVGPLRAGRYAPDARRIAMDLLERLRLTHLAAANPFTLSGGEQRRLSVATALATAPPLLVLDEPTFGQDRRTYAELVSLLAAHCDGGGATLFATHDEDLVASLGDRTLRLAGGRAA, encoded by the coding sequence ATCAGCGCGGGCGCGGCGATCGAGGCCAAGGGCTGGGGCTGGCGCCATCCTGGGCGCGAGGCCTGGGCGGTGCGTGGCCTCGACCTGCACGTCGATCCCGGCGAGCGCGTGCTCCTGCTCGGCGCGTCCGGCGCCGGCAAGAGCACGCTGCTCGGGGCGCTCGCGGGCCTCCTCGATGCCAGCGGAGGCGGCGAATCCGAAGGCGAGCTCCGCGTGGACGGTCGGCTGCCTCACGCTGCGCGCGACGCGATCGGCATCGTGTTCCAGGATCCCGAGACGCAGCTCGTCATGGCGCGCGCCGGGGACGACGTCGCGTTCGGGCTCGAGAACCACTGCCTTCCAACGGCGGCGATCTGGCCACGCGTGCACCGCGCCCTTGCGCAGGTGCACTTCCCGTATCCCGAGGACCGCCCAACCGCGGCCCTGTCGGGGGGCGAGAAGCAGCGCCTGGCGATCGCCGGTGCGCTTGCGCTGCGGCCACGTCTGCTGCTGCTCGACGAGCCGACCGCGAATCTCGATCCCGACGGAGCGCAGACGGTGCGCGACACGCTCACTGAGCTGAGGGAGATGACGCTCGTGCTCGTCGAGCACCGCATCACGGAGGCGCTGCCGCTCGTCGATCGCGTAGTCGTCATCGAGGCGGGCGGCGGTGTGGTCGCGGATGGCTCACCCCAGGAGATCTTCGCGCGCCACGGCCCGCGGCTCGCCGAGCTCGGCGTCTGGGTACCCGGTCCGCCGCCGGCAGGCCCGATCCCACGCACGAAGTTCGGCCCTGAGCTCGCGCGCGCTGACGACGTCGCATTCCGCTACCCGGGTGCCGAAACCTGGGCGCTCGGCGGCGTCGACCTTGCCGTGCGCGCGGGCGAAGCCCTCGCGGTCACCGGACCGAACGGGTCTGGGAAGTCGACTCTTGCCCTCATCATCGCGGGGCTGCTGCGACCTGCGCGGGGACGTGTGGCGCTCGAGGACGCCGAGCCGTGGTCGCTTCCCGCGCGCCGGCTCGTCACGCGTGTCGGCACGGTCTTCCAGGATCCCGAGCATCAGTTCGTCACCGGTCGAGTGGACGAGGAGCTCATGGTCGGCCCGCTGCGTGCGGGGCGCTATGCGCCCGACGCACGGCGGATCGCGATGGACCTGCTCGAACGGCTGCGACTCACCCACCTCGCTGCCGCGAATCCGTTCACGCTCTCGGGTGGCGAGCAGCGCCGCCTTTCGGTCGCGACCGCGCTCGCGACGGCGCCGCCACTCCTCGTGCTCGACGAGCCGACGTTCGGACAGGACCGTCGCACGTACGCCGAGCTCGTGTCCCTACTCGCCGCTCATTGCGACGGCGGCGGCGCGACGCTCTTCGCGACGCACGACGAGGACCTGGTCGCGTCGCTTGGCGATCGGACCCTGCGCCTCGCGGGCGGTCGCGCCGCATGA
- a CDS encoding energy-coupling factor transporter transmembrane component T gives MRLLEPLVPDPRAPLARLHPMAKIVAALILMLALFITVDLLTSGVVVGALLVAARFSGLPPRSLMARAAPLLIGAASLGIFNAVLSQSPVSGAAIALRIIGVSLAGMLAVATIDPTDLADALVEHAHAPSRFVVGALAAFRLFPLFSREWDVLGLARRARGIEADRTYVDRLRAFPGRALGLLVAAIRRATRLALAMDARGFGAQPCRTLARPRALTLPDAVLVAGALVVAAGATSLSIALGTWRPLIAF, from the coding sequence ATGAGGCTCCTCGAGCCGCTGGTCCCGGACCCTCGCGCGCCGCTCGCACGCCTGCACCCGATGGCGAAGATCGTCGCTGCGCTCATCCTGATGCTCGCGCTGTTCATCACCGTAGACCTCCTCACTTCAGGGGTCGTCGTAGGTGCGCTACTGGTGGCCGCACGCTTCAGCGGACTTCCGCCGCGCTCGCTCATGGCGCGCGCGGCCCCCCTCCTCATCGGCGCGGCCAGCCTCGGCATCTTCAACGCGGTGCTGTCGCAGAGCCCGGTGTCCGGCGCAGCGATCGCGCTGCGCATCATCGGCGTCTCACTCGCCGGCATGCTCGCGGTCGCCACGATCGATCCGACCGATCTCGCCGACGCGCTGGTCGAGCACGCGCACGCGCCGTCGCGCTTCGTCGTCGGCGCGCTCGCGGCGTTCCGGCTCTTCCCGCTGTTCTCGCGCGAGTGGGACGTGCTCGGTCTCGCGCGCCGTGCGCGCGGCATCGAGGCGGACCGAACCTATGTGGATCGGCTGCGGGCGTTCCCCGGTCGCGCGCTCGGCCTGCTCGTCGCGGCGATCCGGCGCGCGACGCGCCTCGCTCTCGCGATGGACGCGCGCGGTTTCGGCGCGCAGCCGTGCCGCACGCTCGCCCGTCCACGTGCGCTCACGCTGCCTGACGCTGTGCTCGTCGCCGGCGCGCTGGTGGTGGCGGCCGGCGCGACCTCACTCAGCATCGCGCTCGGGACGTGGCGACCGCTCATCGCGTTCTAG
- a CDS encoding VOC family protein: MLKMLDHVVYVARDLAAAVEDHRRRGFTVTPGGEHAGGVTHNALVCFADGSYLEIVGFRRPDPTHRWWSHATNGGFADFAVLSDDLAKDVSALTDLVVREPAEGARTRPDGVLLRWRAAFLRAPLPFLIEDLTPRDLRVPAGHAARHANGVAGIASLVVAARDERSVVKSYERLRARGAPEIQIIRTDFDGLTDVNFASPRGAR; encoded by the coding sequence ATGCTGAAGATGCTCGATCACGTCGTCTATGTCGCACGCGACCTCGCGGCGGCAGTTGAGGACCACAGGCGTCGAGGCTTCACTGTCACGCCGGGTGGCGAGCACGCCGGCGGCGTGACGCACAACGCTCTCGTCTGCTTCGCCGACGGCAGCTACCTCGAGATCGTCGGGTTCCGGAGACCCGATCCCACCCATCGCTGGTGGAGCCACGCGACGAATGGCGGCTTCGCCGACTTCGCTGTGCTCTCGGACGACCTCGCGAAGGACGTATCCGCGCTGACCGACCTGGTCGTGCGCGAGCCGGCCGAGGGCGCTCGTACGCGTCCCGATGGCGTGTTGCTGCGATGGCGCGCCGCGTTCCTTCGCGCGCCGCTGCCATTCCTGATCGAAGATCTCACGCCGCGAGATCTTCGCGTCCCGGCCGGACACGCGGCGCGGCATGCCAACGGCGTCGCCGGTATCGCGTCCCTCGTCGTCGCGGCGCGCGACGAACGCTCGGTCGTCAAGAGCTATGAAAGGCTCCGCGCTCGCGGGGCACCCGAGATCCAGATCATCCGGACGGACTTCGACGGGCTCACCGATGTCAACTTCGCCAGTCCGCGCGGAGCGCGCTAG
- a CDS encoding arsenate reductase ArsC codes for MTTKRVLFLCTHNSARSQMAEGYLRALGSGRFEAMSAGTRARGLHPLAVQAMAEEGIDISLQESKSLAQFVNDAFDVVVTVCDDANESCPYFANAKERRHWSFPDPSAALGDDETRFAAFREVRDAIRERIEQELL; via the coding sequence ATGACCACGAAGCGCGTCCTCTTTCTCTGCACGCACAACTCGGCGCGCTCGCAGATGGCGGAGGGCTACCTGCGCGCGCTCGGCTCGGGACGCTTCGAGGCCATGAGCGCGGGCACGCGCGCCCGAGGTCTACACCCGCTTGCGGTGCAGGCGATGGCGGAAGAGGGGATCGACATCTCGCTCCAGGAGTCCAAGAGCCTCGCCCAGTTCGTCAACGACGCGTTCGATGTCGTGGTCACGGTATGCGACGACGCGAACGAGTCATGCCCGTACTTCGCCAACGCGAAAGAGCGTCGCCACTGGTCGTTCCCGGACCCATCCGCGGCGCTTGGCGACGACGAGACTCGGTTCGCCGCGTTCCGCGAGGTGCGTGACGCGATCCGCGAACGCATCGAGCAGGAGTTGCTCTAG
- the phoU gene encoding phosphate signaling complex protein PhoU — MTVRSIHARAALDDGLAQLQADLRAMTSLLDVAVERSVLSLQTLDQRLAGLVIAGDQQINKMRFSIEDRAIHLIATQQPIAGDLRFIVATLMVVSEIERMGDYAAGIAKVTQLHEGRRLLKPLVDVPEMARLVREMLREAVDAFLQRNEHTAERVAFQDDEVDRLYNIVYRELLQYMTEDPTTIDRATWLLWVAHNLERMGDRIQNICERTVYEVTGVMREFTSHSPRPPEE; from the coding sequence ATGACCGTGCGCTCGATCCACGCCCGCGCGGCGCTCGACGACGGCCTGGCGCAGCTCCAGGCCGACCTGCGCGCGATGACCAGCCTTCTCGATGTCGCCGTCGAGCGCAGCGTGCTATCGCTGCAGACCCTCGATCAGCGTCTCGCGGGGCTCGTGATCGCCGGCGACCAGCAGATCAACAAGATGCGCTTCTCGATCGAGGACCGCGCGATCCACCTCATCGCAACGCAGCAGCCGATCGCCGGCGACCTGCGGTTCATCGTGGCGACGCTCATGGTCGTCTCGGAGATCGAGCGCATGGGCGACTACGCCGCGGGTATCGCGAAGGTCACCCAGCTCCACGAGGGCCGGCGGCTCCTGAAGCCGCTCGTCGACGTGCCCGAGATGGCCCGCCTCGTCCGCGAGATGCTCCGCGAGGCGGTCGACGCGTTCCTCCAGCGCAACGAGCACACCGCCGAGCGGGTCGCGTTCCAGGACGATGAGGTCGACCGCCTGTACAACATCGTCTACCGCGAGCTGCTCCAGTACATGACCGAGGACCCGACCACGATCGATCGCGCCACGTGGCTGCTTTGGGTCGCGCATAACCTTGAGCGGATGGGCGACCGGATCCAGAACATCTGCGAGCGGACCGTGTACGAGGTCACCGGTGTGATGCGCGAGTTCACCTCGCACAGCCCGCGACCGCCGGAGGAATGA